The Persephonella atlantica region CCTCAGCTCAATACAACAAAAGCAATGTCTGACGACGAACTGAAAGCAATGGCAGATTTTATTCTGAAACATTAAATTAAGTTCCCCCCTTCGGGGGGGTCTATCCATGAAGAGAGCAACACTTTTAGTATTTCTTACCTTCAAGCTATCTTTCGGTCTTTCAGGAGAGGAACTATTCGTAAAATATAACTGTGCCTCCTGCCATGCTCCAGACAGAAGGGTTGTTGGGCCATCATTTTTAGAAATATCCAAAAAGTACGGTCAGAGTGAAAAAGCCATTGAAAAAGTTGCAAGACTTATAATAAAACCAAGACCTGAAAACTGGCCTGGAATGGCTTATATGCCACCTTTCAACATACCCTTAAATGAGGCAAAAGCCCTTGCCCGTTATGTTCTCATTGAATCTGTCAGAAATATCAAAAAAGAAAAGAAAACAGACATAGAAGAGATATTAGACCTTGATGCCCAGTTTCACTGAATGTACTTTTTGTACTTTTCCCTGTGTTTTTCAGCATTTGCATCCTGATTTTTTTTAACAAAAATTACTGCTGCCCCAACAAGAAGAATAACACCGGCTATAACTACCAGTCCTTCTATAAAACCATTTGTATTACAGAAAACCCCAAAGGACGAGTATGGGTCGCACTGTTCAACCTGTTTGCTGATTATCTGCTGAGCCCCGTCTAATCTGTCCATAGAAACACCTGCAACAAATAATTATATTCTAATAATATCATATTCCCAGTATTTTTATAACAACCCTTTTTGGCCTCTGTCCGTCATACTCTGCATAGAAAATCTCCTGCCATGGGCCTAAATCTAACTTTCCCTCTGTAACAGGAAGAACAACCTGAAGATGGGTAAGGAGATTTTTCAGGTGAGCATCTGCGTTGTCTTCACCTGTAAGATGATGTCTGTAATCCTGTCTAAAAGGTGCAAGTTTTTCCAGCCACTGCCATATATCTTCATGTAGTCCCTCTTCGTCATCCTGAACAAACACAGATGCCGTCAGATGCATGGCAGATACGAGGCATAATCCCTCTTTAATGCCAGACTTTTTTACTGCTTCCTGAACTTTGTCTGTTATTCTGATTAACTCTCTTCTGTTTTTCGTGTTAAACCAGAGATACTCTGTATAAGCCTTTGTCATTTCTGCTACCTCCTGTTATTATTATACATTAGGAGGATGTTATGAAACCGAAGGTCAAGAGCTTTTTAACAGAAGAAGTTACAAAGATGAAAGCTATGCTCAGGATGCTTAACCTTCATACTGTGTGTGAGGAGGCATCTTGTCCCAACATAGGGGAATGTTTTGGAAAAAAAACAGCTACATTTATGATAATGGGAGACAGATGCACCAGAAAGTGCAGTTACTGTGATGTCTCCCACGACAGACCCCTTCCCCTTGACCCTTCAGAGCCTCACAATATAGCAAAGGCAGTAAAAATGCTTAATCTCAGATATGTCGTTATAACATCTGTTAACAGAGATGACCTTCCTGATGGGGGAGCTTCCCATTTTGCAAAAGTTATAAAGGCCGTAAGAAAGGAAAATCCTGAATGCAGTATAGAAGTTCTGATTCCAGACTTTTTAGGCGATAGAAAATCCCTTGAAACTGTTGCTCAGGCAGAGCCAGAGGTTATAAACCACAACATAGAAACTGTCCCATCACTATTTCCTGTTGTCAGGCACAGGGGAGATTACAGAAGGTCTCTACAGATAATAAAATGGATAAAGGATATAAATCCAGAAATTGTATCAAAGTCAGGTATTATGGTTGGATTAGGTGAGAGCAAAGAGGAAATAATAGAGGTCATGAAAGACCTCATAGATGCTAACTGTGATGTTCTTACAATTGGACAATATCTCAGGCCATCAAAAAACCATTATCCAGTAAAAAAATACTACACAGAAGAGGAATTTAAAGAGCTTGAAGAGATAGGTTACTCTCTTGGATTCAAACAGGTTTTCAGCGGAACTCTTGTCAGAAGCTCTTATCACGCAGAGGAGGTTTACAGAGAAGCAAGATAGTCTTTGAGAGGTTTTATTATGTTTTCATATATTATTGTACCAAGCTCAAGGTCAAGACTGTCTGAGAAAACAAAGATATATGTATCAGTATTAATCCTGTACACAAAAAGATAAATCTGCTTTTTATCAATGGTTATTTTATAATGGTACAGCTTATCTTCTTCTAATCTTTCAACAAAAGGAAGAACCTTCTCAATCTGTGAGTTGAATTGATAAAAGGTATCAGGATTATCTGGGATATAACTGGCAAATTTATAAGCAACAGGAAGACTGCCTTTATACACAAAGACAGCATCAATATGTTTTAGATTGTAGGTCAGAACTTTTTCTAATGCCTGCTTTATCATCTATAGGCCCCACATACTTTTTGTTCACCCATCCTGTTATATTCTTGTACCTTACTTTTAACCAGTCCTCTCTCCCTTCCAGAATATCAAGGGAGTCTCCCTTCCTCAAAACATAAATAATTTCTGCATCTCCCGATGGCTTTTTCCTCATGTTAAGTTTATTAACCTTAACAAAACCCCGTTTTATAACACTTTTTTTATAATCTGCCGTAAAGGATTTATCTTTATTATTAAGATTGTAGAAATAAACAGGAACTGCTAATATGATAAAAAGCATAATTATCGATATAATATATTTTTTATTATTTCCTTTTAAAGTTTTTAGACCAAGACTGTCCACTGCAGTTAACACATCTTCTTTTTTTATACCATGCCTGTTACTCACAAATGCTGACATTAAAGCCCTTTCCATAATTAGATTTATTGTTCTGAGATTGCCATTAGAGTATCTGTATATGGCATTGTAAGCTCCCTTTTCTATCCTTATAGAAGAATTACCAGCTTTTGCAAGTCTGTAATTTATATAATCTACCATCTCGTTTTTGCTTAGATTCCTCAGTCTGAAAAATACGGTAATTCTCTGCTTTAATTGACGAAGCTCTGGCAGATTGAGCTTTCTCTCTAACTCCGGCTGTCCAAGGAGTATTATCTGTAGCAGTTTTTCTTTATCTGTCTCCAAATTAGACAGTATTCTGAGTTCTTCTAATGTCTCTACAGGAAGGTTCTGGGCTTCATCAACAATGATAAGTACCTTTTTCCTCTCTTCCTTTTTCTTAATCAAAAAGTTTCTTAGCTGTGAGAAAAGTTTATTTTTTGATACATTGTCGTCAATCTCTATTCCAAAATCCTCCAGTACTGCCCTGAACATCTCCTCAGGGGATAGGTTGGGAAAAAGAATGTAAGCATACTCAACACTTTCCGGTAATCTGCTCAGGAATTTTCTTATCGTTATTGTTTTTCCTGTTCCAGGTTCACCGATAATTACAGCAAAACCCTCCCCCGATTCCGTAACGTACTCTATTGAGGACAAAGCCTCCTGATGCACAGATGACATATAAAAAAAATCAACATCAGGTGTTATTCTGAATGGGTCGTCTTTAAATGCAAAAAACTCTAAAAACTCCGCCATCACTCAACCTTTTTTAAGATTGGTTTAAATCCCATATCTTTTAAAGATTTTAATACTTTTTTCAACTCATTTCTGTCGGAAACATAAACTGTTAATTTGAAAAACCCCTTTACTTTTTCAATTCTGGTATGAAGACCTCTCTGGGAAAGCTTTTCCTTTAACCTTTCTGCATTTTTCAAATTTTTAAAGGTTGCCACCTGAAGTCTGTACATATATCTCTTTTCGTAAAATTTTATCTCTGGAATATCTAAACTGTAGATTTCTTTAAGTTTTTTTTCTATCTCAGCTTCATTTAACTCTAAAACAGTTTTCTTTTTCTTTACTTTTATAGGAAGGCTATCTTCAACGGAACCCTCTATTGGAAGTTTCATATCTTTTACAACGATCTGTTTCTGCTGTTTTTTTCCTGATAGATAAAGCAAAAAAATGGCTACAGTTAGAAAAAGAAAAACCAGATACAACCACCACCTTCTTCCATGCAGATCTTTTCCTGATTCAACGATACTGATACCCTCGGACAGAGACCCATGAGAAATTTTAAACAGTTTTTTTATTTTCCTTTTTGAGAGTTTACCTCCATATCTGTCTTTAAAAAATCTGAAAAACTCATCAAACTCTATTGGTTTTATTTCAAAGGCAAAATTTATGGTTGAAAGAATCTTTCCTGTATTTACAGGATTAAGCAGATTCCTGGTCTTTTCATCACCTATAAATATAAGGCTTACTTTATCTTTTATACCTAAAACTCTCACTATCTGTAAAAACTGTTCCTCAGAAAGCAGATGACAGTTGTTAAAAACGATAAACATCCTCCCCTTAAACTTCTGCAAAAACTCAAAAAACCTTATCAGAAACTCTTCTCTTCCTACCTCCTCGTATATCCCTATCTCTGATAAAATAGACTGATACCAGTTTTCCTGCGCATCAATAAACAGGATAA contains the following coding sequences:
- a CDS encoding SPOR domain-containing protein yields the protein MLSDIYGEDKREKFLIIKNLMKDKDCIGVVYGKKGTGKRYLINKVINEIKKDKDIILFIDAQENWYQSILSEIGIYEEVGREEFLIRFFEFLQKFKGRMFIVFNNCHLLSEEQFLQIVRVLGIKDKVSLIFIGDEKTRNLLNPVNTGKILSTINFAFEIKPIEFDEFFRFFKDRYGGKLSKRKIKKLFKISHGSLSEGISIVESGKDLHGRRWWLYLVFLFLTVAIFLLYLSGKKQQKQIVVKDMKLPIEGSVEDSLPIKVKKKKTVLELNEAEIEKKLKEIYSLDIPEIKFYEKRYMYRLQVATFKNLKNAERLKEKLSQRGLHTRIEKVKGFFKLTVYVSDRNELKKVLKSLKDMGFKPILKKVE
- the lipA gene encoding lipoyl synthase; this translates as MKPKVKSFLTEEVTKMKAMLRMLNLHTVCEEASCPNIGECFGKKTATFMIMGDRCTRKCSYCDVSHDRPLPLDPSEPHNIAKAVKMLNLRYVVITSVNRDDLPDGGASHFAKVIKAVRKENPECSIEVLIPDFLGDRKSLETVAQAEPEVINHNIETVPSLFPVVRHRGDYRRSLQIIKWIKDINPEIVSKSGIMVGLGESKEEIIEVMKDLIDANCDVLTIGQYLRPSKNHYPVKKYYTEEEFKELEEIGYSLGFKQVFSGTLVRSSYHAEEVYREAR
- a CDS encoding c-type cytochrome is translated as MKRATLLVFLTFKLSFGLSGEELFVKYNCASCHAPDRRVVGPSFLEISKKYGQSEKAIEKVARLIIKPRPENWPGMAYMPPFNIPLNEAKALARYVLIESVRNIKKEKKTDIEEILDLDAQFH
- a CDS encoding secondary thiamine-phosphate synthase enzyme YjbQ; this encodes MTKAYTEYLWFNTKNRRELIRITDKVQEAVKKSGIKEGLCLVSAMHLTASVFVQDDEEGLHEDIWQWLEKLAPFRQDYRHHLTGEDNADAHLKNLLTHLQVVLPVTEGKLDLGPWQEIFYAEYDGQRPKRVVIKILGI
- a CDS encoding AAA family ATPase → MAEFLEFFAFKDDPFRITPDVDFFYMSSVHQEALSSIEYVTESGEGFAVIIGEPGTGKTITIRKFLSRLPESVEYAYILFPNLSPEEMFRAVLEDFGIEIDDNVSKNKLFSQLRNFLIKKKEERKKVLIIVDEAQNLPVETLEELRILSNLETDKEKLLQIILLGQPELERKLNLPELRQLKQRITVFFRLRNLSKNEMVDYINYRLAKAGNSSIRIEKGAYNAIYRYSNGNLRTINLIMERALMSAFVSNRHGIKKEDVLTAVDSLGLKTLKGNNKKYIISIIMLFIILAVPVYFYNLNNKDKSFTADYKKSVIKRGFVKVNKLNMRKKPSGDAEIIYVLRKGDSLDILEGREDWLKVRYKNITGWVNKKYVGPIDDKAGIRKSSDLQSKTY